The following proteins come from a genomic window of Phacochoerus africanus isolate WHEZ1 chromosome 9, ROS_Pafr_v1, whole genome shotgun sequence:
- the NKAPL gene encoding NKAP-like protein: MAPVSRSRYPEDTAGFRRRRCSSSGSPPSAQARRSPLGGRSHFYSRGREGLRPPWGVSGVGALYSLSGSGSRERSPGLRNCTFSSSSSSVYYGGYRYHHHHYVGDRQWAEDYEKEKEENYRQRRLKERERIGELGAPEVWGLSPKFPEPDSDEHTPVEDDKVKTKKTSSSDSSSEEERKKKTSHSKKKKRKKKSKRKYRKYSDNSDSNSDSNTDSSSDDDDKKRSKKAKKKEKKKKQRAKKPKKKKTKKTRKESSDSNYKDSEGELPEGIWIEQSKIADNMDLIGPEAPITQTSQDEKPLNYGHALLPGEGAAMAEYVKAGKRIPRRGEIGLTSEEIASFEYSGYVMSGSRHRRMEAVRLRKENQIYSADEKRALASFNQEERRKRENKILASFREMVYRKTKGKEDK; this comes from the coding sequence ATGGCGCCGGTGTCTCGGTCCCGCTACCCCGAGGACACCGCAGGCTTTAGGAGACGGCGATGCAGCTCGTCCGGGAGCCCGCCTTCCGCGCAGGCCAGACGCTCCCCTTTGGGCGGCCGTTCCCACTTTTACTCCCGCGGCCGCGAGGGCCTCAGGCCTCCGTGGGGTGTGTCGGGCGTTGGCGCTCTTTATTCCCTTAGCGGTTCTGGGTCTCGGGAGCGGTCCCCAGGGCTGCGCAACTGCACCTtctcatcctcttcctcttctgtctaTTATGGGGGATACCGCTACCATCACCATCACTATGTGGGCGACAGGCAATGGGCAGAAGACTacgagaaggagaaggaggagaactATCGCCAGAGAAggctgaaagagagagaaagaattgggGAGTTGGGAGCTCCTGAGGTGTGGGGGCTGTCTCCAAAGTTTCCTGAGCCGGATTCAGATGAACACACCCCGGTTGAAGATGACAAGGTAAAGACTAAGAAGACCAGCAGTTCGGATTCCAGCTccgaagaagaaaggaaaaagaagaccagtcattcaaaaaagaagaagaggaagaaaaagtccaaaagaaaatataggaagtaTTCTGATAACAGTGACAGTAATTCAGATTCCAACACTGATTCTAGctctgatgatgatgataaaaagaGATCCAAAAaagccaagaagaaagagaagaaaaagaaacaaagagctaAAAAGCCCAAGAAAAAGAAGACCAAGAAGACTAGAAAAGAATCCAGTGACTCAAACTATAAGGATTCAGAAGGGGAGTTGCCAGAAGGTATCTGGATTGAGCAGTCAAAGATTGCAGATAACATGGATCTAATAGGTCCAGAAGCACCTATAACACAGACCTCTCAAGATGAGAAGCCTTTGAACTATGGCCATGCTCTGCTTCCAGGTGAAGGTGCAGCTATGGCTGAGTATGTAAAAGCTGGGAAGCGTATCCCTCGAAGAGGTGAAATTGGGTTGACAAGTGAAGAGATTGCTTCTTTTGAATACTCAGGTTATGTTATGAGTGGTAGCAGGCATCGCAGAATGGAGGCTGTTCGACTGCGCAAAGAGAACCAGATCTATAGTGCTGATGAGAAGAGAGCCCTTGCATCCTTTAACCAAGAAGAGAGACggaagagagagaataagatTCTAGCCAGTTTCCGAGAGATGGTGTATcgaaagacaaaagggaaagaggacaAATAA